The proteins below are encoded in one region of bacterium:
- a CDS encoding DUF4266 domain-containing protein gives MRRRNRTALTAGLVLAASLLGGCASLGVQPWERDLLAQRSMRLDGDPVTAALDEHIYFSKEASTGGAGFGGGGCGCN, from the coding sequence ATGCGGCGAAGAAATAGGACCGCCCTGACGGCGGGGCTCGTGCTGGCGGCGTCCCTGCTCGGCGGCTGCGCCAGCCTCGGCGTCCAGCCCTGGGAGCGCGACCTGCTCGCGCAGCGCTCGATGCGGCTGGACGGCGACCCGGTCACCGCCGCGCTCGACGAGCACATCTACTTCAGCAAGGAAGCCTCCACCGGCGGGGCCGGGTTCGGGGGTGGCGGCTGTGGCTGCAACTGA